The following is a genomic window from Candidatus Binatus sp..
GCGGACGGCGTGCGGCGCTCTCGATGTATCTCGACGCGCTCGATCTGGACCCGATGAACGCGGACGCGCTCCGTGGGATGGGTCTTGCTCTCGCTGAACAGGAGAAATTCGGCGACGCGCTGACGACGCTCAAGAAGGCGCGCGAGTTCGGCGCCGATACCGCCGAGATGCTGCTCACGATGGGCAAATCCGCCGCCCGGCTCGAGCGCAAAGCGAGCGCGATCGGGTACTACGAACAGGTGCTCAAAATCGAGCCGCGGAACTTCGTCGCGCGCCGCGCCCTGCACGCGCTGCGCTCCAGGGACGAAGCGACATCGTCCGCTCACTCACCCGCAATCTCCAGCAAGGAGCAGTAACTCTCATCGTTGAGTTCTTGGTCCTGAGAGATTACTTGGCTGCGGCATTATGAAGCACCCGATTTCATGTTTTCGATCGTCGTCGCGTTCGCGTCTGCGGCCTTGTTGATCTCGTCGCGACCGTCGCCCGCGATTTCCGACGGTGCGATTCCCGTCGCGGCCAATCATCCCGAGGCGCGCTCACCCTGGGCTGGCCTCGTGCGAATCCCGAGGCCGTGTTGCAGATGTCCGCGGTGCTGGCGCTGCGCAATCAGGCCGAGCTGGAGGAACTGAAAGTTCAACTTCAACAACCCGGCTCGCCCGCCTATCACCAATGGTTCAGCATCGCGCAATTCATGCGCCGCTTCGGTCCTACGCAGAGCCAGTTGGATGAGCTGGTGGATTGGCTCCGCCGGAACCATTTCACAATCGATAAGACCAGCCTCGGCACACGAATGGTGCGATTTCGCGGCACCGTCGCGGACGTCGAGCGTGAGCAAGTAACCGATTAAGACGTGAAGATTTAACCGCAGATTCCGCCGATTCCGCCGATAACAGGAAAAATTTATGTGGAGAATAGAGTCGCTGAACTCAAACGAGCTTGGCGACCTGATTACGACGTGCGACAAATAGTGGCGCTAGCGCGGTCGCCTCGCTAAAGTATCGGCGTGACGAAGCCAAAACCGCGAAAGCGAAAGCCGATCAGCGAGAAGCAGCGCGAGAGCGACGAAAAGCTAAGAGATGAACTGCGCGCGTTCGACGTAAAGAAATTCCGATAAGGCGCCAGAGAAAGCGATTCACCGGAGTCCACAAAATGCGAAAGGTTAGATCGGTGGACATAAGCGGCGACTACGTTGACCAGATTCTCGCCGACTTTAACGAACGCATCGGAGAAACAGGG
Proteins encoded in this region:
- a CDS encoding protease pro-enzyme activation domain-containing protein, encoding MGWPRANPEAVLQMSAVLALRNQAELEELKVQLQQPGSPAYHQWFSIAQFMRRFGPTQSQLDELVDWLRRNHFTIDKTSLGTRMVRFRGTVADVEREQVTD